The following DNA comes from Larimichthys crocea isolate SSNF unplaced genomic scaffold, L_crocea_2.0 scaffold110, whole genome shotgun sequence.
TTGTTTGGGGACTATTTTAAGTAGCGGATGAATCCGTGTTTGGGCCGAGACGGTAAATCACCTCTGAAACTCTGACTCAGTAATTCATCGCTCATGAAAATAATCCATCTTCGAGCGTCGCCTCTGTAGTCACTCTGTCCTGTTGGTGTCCACCATCTGCAGGGGATGACCGAGGCGGGAGGGGACCAAGCTGCGGCGCTTCAAAGACTTCAGCATGGAAAACCCCAGGGCCAAGCCAACCTGGGCGAGCAGAGTCACCTCGGAGAGGCTGTCCCAGACCGGCGTCATCGGACCTGGGCCATGCTCGGCAATCACCGGCGTCAGGTACCTGGTTAAAACCAAGCGGACGTCTCGGACCACGTCCAGGTTGTTTAGACGTCGCCGTGGGGACGTCTGTAGACCCGTCCAGTTTTTAAGTCTCTGAGACCACGTCCATGGTGTTAGTCCGtctcggagaccacgtccaggttttagacagtcgtcTCCGAGACCAGTCCAGGTTTTCGGACAGTCAGGGGACGTTCGCGAcgacacgtccaggttttagcagtctcgagaccacgtccaggtttagcAGTCTCGGAgcacgtccaggtttagacagtctgcgtggacgtctCGGAGACCACGTCGTTTTAGTCAGTCTCGGACCACgtcaggttttagtcagtctcgtgagaccacgtccaggttttaacagtctcTGGCGACCACGCCATGGTTTAGCAGCTTCGGAGACccctccaggttttagacgttgGACCGCTGGTTTGTCAGTCTCGGAgaaccacgtccaggttttagtcgTCTCTGAGAcccacgtccaggttttgacagtctgctcGGAGACCCGCGGTTTTAGGTCCGTCTCGGAGACCACGTCctggttttagtcagtctgagACACGTCCTGGTTTGTCAGTCCTGAGACCACGTCCTGGTTTTAGGGCAGTCTCGGAGGACCACGTCCTGGTCTTAGACAGTCTTTGTATTAAACGGAAGTTGCCGCAGAGGGCGCGTGTCACGAGTTATCCGGTTCCGTCGACCCGGATTCATAATCTTCTGTCTCAGACAGCTCGCGCTCCGGTTCGGGTCCTTTGCGGGTTGCGGGGAGTTCACCGCAGCGGAGCGGCCGTGACAGCGGGACCTGACGCACCGAGCGGGCCGGTGGACGGTTGTCAGCGCGCGGGCTGAAGTCTGTTGACCGTTACCGGAACCGGAGGCTAACTAGCCTGCTGaagctaacaacaacaacagaagctAACATCCGGTAACGGAGAGAAACCAAACGGTACGAGCCTGTAAGACAGGTATTTAACTGTTATAATGTGTGACATAAAGATAAACGTACTTTACGTTTAAACCTGTTTATAACCGTTTTAACCTGTTTATAACGTTTATAACACGTTTCTAACCTGTCTGTGTCAGGGAGCTCAGAACCGTTAGCTCCGTTAGTTAGTGTCCTACATTAGCGCTGAATCACGTGACAGCTGCTACCTTCCCATCAGGTGACGCTACAGGCTGCGACTGCTAAAACCAGGACTGTTCAGTACTAACCGACGTGGCGACTGACTAAGACCAGGACGTGGTCTCCGAGACTGGTAAAAACCTGGCTGGCTCCGGGATGACTAAAACCAGCGTTGGTCTCCGAGCTGACTAAACCAGGACGTGGTCtccgagactgtctaaaacctggacgtggtctccgagaCTGACTAAAACCAGGACGTGGTCTCAGAGACTGACTAAAACCAGGACGTGGTCTCcgagactgactaaaacctggacgtggtctccgagactgactaaaacctggacgtggtctcagagactgtctaaaaccaggaCGTGGTCTCAGAGActggctaaaacctggacgtggtctcagAGACTGTCCTAGCCTGTTAGGTAGCATGCTACATTAGCGCTGTCACCGTCGCTGAATCACGtgacagcagctccagcagctacCTTCACCTCAGGCGGcctcaggtgacctcaggtGGCCTCAGGcgacctcaggtgacctcaggtgacctcaggtgacctcaggtGGCCTCAGGTGGcctcaggtgacctcaggtGACTTCAGGTGACTTCAGGCGACCTCAGGcgacctcaggtgacctcaggtgacctcaggtGGCCTCAGGTGGcctcaggtgacctcaggtGGCCTCAGGcgacctcaggtgacctcaggtGGCCTCAGGTGACCTCAGGCGACTTCAGGCGACTTCAGGCGACCTCAGGCGACCTCAGGcgacctcaggtgacctcaggtGGCCTCAGGTGGCCTCAGGTGGCCTCAGGTGGAGGTGCCTATAGTCACTGAGATGGCTGGAGGAGCCGGGGctcgaaccgccgatcatctgatctGATGTCTCAGCACACTTTGATTCTCCTGTTGGATATAAAGACACTGAACTGGACCTGAACACGGTTCTGTGGGTCAGACCGTCCTCGTGGTTTTAATTGGagtggatgtttgttttgtttgtaatctTGATTTGGATATAAGGTGTACAGCtgtaagtaaaaacaaacaggtcaGAGTAGGACAGTGCAAAGAGTCAGTcagattttaaacaggtgggtttagTGCGGACTCGAATTGTGAGAGAGTTCATGTTCCAGACGGGCGGAGCGGACAGTCaggtggatgaggaggaagatctgagaTGTGGTGGTGCGAGGTGACGgatggctttgaatgtgagcagaaggagccagtggagctgctgcaggacaggagtgatgtggtggatggaCGGGGTTCTGGTGATGATTCATGGACCCGTTGGAGCTTATGGAGAGATTTGTGGGTGAggccaaggaggagggagatgacGAGGCTGTGAACCAGGATGGCGGTGTGATGAGGAGtaaggaggggtggaggaggttgatgttgttgatgtgagaCTGAAAAGAGGGAGAGCTGTCGAGGATGACACCCAGAACCTGTGGAGAGATGGAGTGATTGTCGATGTCGATAGAGAAACATGTGCAGGTTAACACACAGTCAACGATACATGAAAATATGTTGGACTCTTCTTCTACAATGTACAAGGTTACCTGAGGATATTCAAGTATCCggtagcagcatgagacacagacagacagacagacagacagacagacagactaccACTGCACGGGTTGGGTCGTCTGTTTTGTTGTAGCCAACTAAACAAAGACTGAGACTTAAGACCAGAGCGTCTTTGTGTGAAGTGTCTGAGTCCTCGACACTGGAACAGTGGAAGCAGATGCAGTGTCAACAGGTTGTATATGTTCATTTTTCTCTAACTTTTCCTCAGGCGTGATGGGGAATCAGCTGGCGGGGATCGCCCCCTCACAGATCCTGTCCGTGGACAGCTACTTCTCAGACATCCACGACCATGAGTACGACAAGAGCCTGGGCAGCACCCGCTTCTTCAAGGTGGCCCGGGCCAAACACCGCGAGGGCCTAGTGGTGGTCAAAGTCTTTGCCATCCAGGACCCCTCACTGCCCCTGACCAGCTACaagcaggagctggaggagctgaagatCCGGCTGCACTCCTGCCAGAACTGCCTGCCCTTCCAGAAAACCTCCCTGACCGAGAAAGCCGCCATCCTGTTCCGTCAGTACGTCCGGGACAACCTGTACGACCGCATCAGCACCCGGCCCTTCCTCAACAACGTGGAGAAGCGGTGGCTGGCCTTCCAGATCCTCAACGCTGTCGACCAGGCACACAAAGCTGGCGTCCGCCACGGCGACATCAAGACGGAGAACGTGATGGTGACCAGCTGGAACTGGGTGCTGCTCACCGACTTCGCCAGCTTCAAGCCTACGTACCTGCCGGAGGACAACCCTGCCGACTTCAACTACTTCTTCGACACGTCCAGGCGGAGGACGTGCTACATCGCACCGGAGAGGTTCGTGGACGGAAGCATGTTCACGACGGAGAGCGACCAGAACACGCCGCTGGTGGACCTGACCAACAACAaccagaggagcagaggggagCTCAAACAGGCCATGGACATCTTCTCTGCAGGTACAAAGCAACACTCAACTAATGTTTGAAGTTCAGCTTGAAAAGTTCTGATCCAACTGTGAAGAAGTGAAGTCATGACCAGTTCTGAACAATTTAAATGTCAGGTAGTAGAAAGAAATTCTTCCTTATTTGAGGATTGAACAAACACCCTGCAGGTTCAAATGTttggagacaaagaggaggaagtcTATTTATACTGAAGGAGGTCCTGAAGGTGCACTGCACTGTAGGTGGAGCTCCTTGTGGTGAGGAGGGAAACTGCGCCTGTTTGTATCAAACGTTggtcttgtgtgttttcaggttgtGTCATAGCGGAGCTCTTCACAGAGGGCGTCCCCCTCTTCGATCTGTCCCAGCTGCTGGCCTATCGTAAAGGACACTTCCAGACCGAACACGTCCTCCTGAAGATCGAGGACCGGAGCATCCGAGAGCTGGTAATGATCACTGTCACACAGTCCACAATCATTTGGAGTTCTCCTGTGGTCAGTGAGAAGGCCCTAGAGTTCCTGTAGGAGTTTCTAATGGCCATTGATGAAGTTCTACAAGATCTTTGGGAGGTTCTGTTGGTCACTGGAGAGGTTCTGGGGTTCTTTTTTGTAACTGATGAGATTCAAGTGATCTTTTAGGAGGTTGTAGTCGTCATTGTAGAACAGGAACTCAGGAACCTTCTACAGGATCCCTAGAACCTCCTCCATGGATCCTTTAGTAGGTCTGGTTTTCATTTAGGATGTTCTCTTGGAGTTGGCCAGTGAGCGAGAGAGTAGGAGTTTCTAATGGGCATTGACAGTATATAGGAGGTTCAAGGAGGTCATTTAGGATGTTATGAAGTATTTCAGTTTTGATAGTAATATAGGAGGTTCTGGGATCGTTTTATAAGAGACCGATGTGGTCACTGAGAAAGTTCTAGAGTTCCTGTAGGAGGTTCTAGTGGCCATTGAGGAGGTTTTACAGGTCTATAAAGAGGTCCTTGTAATCCTTCTGGAGGTTCTACTGGGCCTTCAGAGGAAAGGGGCCCTGTTGGTGGTTGAACATCTTTCAACACACTTGAAGAACCTCCTCAACAAACTCCTCTTGTCTTTTGATGGTAGTTTTTGTGTGGTTTTTGTCTCTCAGGTGGCTCAGATGGTTCAGAGGGAGCCGGAGAAGCGTCTGACAGCAGAGGAGTatctgaagcagcagagagggaaaGCCTTCCCCGACATCTTCTACACCTTCCTGCAGCCGTACATGGCTCAGTTTGCCAAAGAGACCTTCCAGTCCGCGGACGAGCGAGTGCTCGTCATCCGCAAAGACCTCGACAACATCCTGCACAACCTGCGAGGAGGTGAGATGGAGTATGAGATGTTCTTCATTTCTTCAGTGTtggctgattttaaaaaacaccgTTTCCCCTCcaggctcctcttcttctacttcGTCTCAGGAAAGCAGCGATTGTGTGCTGAGCTCCAGGGAGGAGCAAGGCCTCATCGTCCTGGTGTCCGTCATCACCTCCTGCCTACAGACGCTGCACTCCTGCGACTCCAAGCTGGCAGCACTGGAGCTCATCCTCCACCTGGCTCCGCGGCTCGGCGTCGACATCCTGCTCGACCGCATCACGCCTTACCTGCTGCACTTCTGCAACGACCCCGTCCCTCGTGTGCGAGCGCAGGCCGTGCGCACTCTGGCCAAAGTGCTGGCTCTGGTGAAGGAGGTACCGAGGAACGACGTCAACATCTACCCAGAGTACATCCTGCCAGGCATCGCGCACCTCGCCCAGGATGACGCCACCATCGTCAGGCTGGCATATGCAGGTCAgttttcctggtttgaaccttgTCTggttctttctgtgtggaggttgcatgttctccacgtgtctgcgtgggttctctccggcttcctcccacggTCCAAAACCATGAACTCATCAGGTCCACGATTGTCCAGGTtgaacctgtttgtttgtttgtgtgtattctgCCTTTAAGCATCAGTCGAATGTAAGTTGTTTTTCTCGCTGATCTTCAGAGAACATCGCTCACCTGGCGGAGAGCGCGCTGCGTTTCCTGGAGTTGGTTCAGGAAAACAACGTGAACACAGAACAGGACCTGAGCGGCGAGGACACCGAAGAAATACTCCACCCCAACGAGAACTACGACTCAGGTACGGAGACACTCAGGTGCTCGCCGACGCTCCCTGCGGTCAGTGTCGATCTGTGTGATGATCGTGCCATATGTTTGACCTCCAGAGCTCCAGGCGCTGCACGAGATGGTGCAGCAGAAGGTGGTGACGCTGCTGAGCGACTCCGAGAACATTGTCAAGCAGTCGCTGATGGAGAACGGCATCACGCGGCTCTGCGTCTTCTTCGGCCGGCAGAAAGCCAACGACGTGCTGCTGTCTCACATGATCACCTTCCTCAACGACAAGAACGACTGGCACCTGAGAGGAGCTTTCTTCGACAGCATCGTCGGTAAGAAGACACAAACGCTGTCACAGCGTTCCACTGTGCTCATAGTAATGTATGATTTAAACGTTATCACTGACTACTAACAAACTGAGGTGACATCAGAGAACACTGGAAGATCTCGATCTGTAgttcctccagcaggttctgggtctgccccggggtctcctccaAAGGTAAGAGCCCAGGAGGATCCTGGCTGAACCACCTGAGCTGGCTCCTTtgaacgtagatggactggaagatcGAGAGGATCAGCTCGGCCCATCTCACGCTCCATCACTCGTGAATAAAACTCCACCTAGTCTCCATCACGCGGCTCCAAACCCCACCAGACGtgtttgttaacttgctcagatttggtcaatTTGAACCGGACCGCGATGCTCCTGGTCGGGTTTGAAACACGGATCTGGCCGTCAGTCTGTTTGTAATGCTTCATAGACACGGCTGACTGTGCGGCAGATACTTTTCTAataatgatgttgatgatgacggcagagacgagcgtttagcagctgaacacacagatattattacatattatgaTATTTGTCTCCTCCGTCAGGAcgtggtggagaccaaaaacagagacaaaacacgACTCCTGATGAGAGATCGTGTTGCCTGAAGGAcgtcagtgtttttagtttgtgttgAGGAAAACTTACTTCAGCTCAAGAGAATCACCTTTTaatctcctccctctcctcctcctcctcctcctcctcctcctctcgtgAAGGCGTGGCAGCCTACGTCGGCTGGCAGAGCTCCTCCATCCTGAAGCCTCTCCTCCAGCAGGGTCTGAGTGACACTGAGGAGTTTGTCATCTACAAAGCTCTGAACGCTCTGACCTGCATGTGTCAGCTGGGCCTGCTGCAGAAACCTCACATCTACGAGTTCGTCAGCGACATCGGTACgaggcctacacacacacactcacacacacacactcacacacacgcacacacacacactctctcacacacacacacacacacacacacacgctgtgtTGCTGACTGTGTCTTTGTTGCCGTAGCTCCGTTCCTCTGTCACCCCAACCTGTGGATCCGTTACGGGGCGGTGGGCTTCATCACCGTCATCGCGCAGCACCTGAACGTGGCGGATGTCTACTGCAAACTGATGCCTCACCTCAACCCCTTCATCACGCAGCCCATCATCCAGGTGAGTCCTCCTCCGTCAGCCCCtctcctgtcctcacctgtcctccgtcagcctcacctgtcctcacctgtccaccCTCAGCCCCTCGCCTGTCCTCCGTCAGCCCCTcgcctgtcctcacctgtcctcacctgtccaccCTCAGCCCCTCACCTGTCCTCCGTCagcctcacctgtcctcacctgtcctccgtCAGCCTCACCTGTCCTCGCCTGTCCTCCCTCAGCCCCTCGCCTGTCCTCCCTCAGCCCCTcgcctgtcctcacctgtcctccgtCAGCCTCGCCTGTCCACCCTCAGCCCCTCGCCTGTCCTTACCTGTCATCCGTCagcctcacctgtcctcacctgtcctccctcaacttcacctgtcctcacctgtcctccctcagcctctcacctgtcctccttcagcccctcacctgtcctcacctgtcctccgtCAGCCTtgcctgtcctcacctgtcctccgtCAGCCTCGCCTGTCCTCCCTCAGCCCCTCGCCTGTCCTCCCTCAGCCCCTCGCCTGTCCTCCCctttcctcacctgtcctccctcaGCCCCTCACCTGTCCTTACCTGTCATCCGTCagcctcacctgtcctcacctgtcctccctcaACTTCACCTGTCCACCCTCAGCCCCTCGCCTGTCCTCCCTCAGCCCCTCGCCTGTCCTCCCTCAGCCCCTcgcctgtcctcacctgtcctcacctgtcctccctcagcccctcacctgtcctcacctgtcctccctcaGCTTCACCTGTCCTCCGTCTCCCTCCCCTCAGATCGATAAGGAGCTGGTGCTGCTGAGCGTGCTGAAGGAGCCGGTCAGTCGCTCCATCTTCGACTACGCCCTGCGCTCCAAAGACATCGCCAGCCTCTTCCGCCACCTGCTGCTCCGACAGAAGAAGCGCGCAGGATCTATCCCAGAATGCCCCACTCCAGAGGACCCCGCCATCGCACAGCTCCTCAAGAAGCTGCTGTCACAGGTGAgaacgtgagctaacagcagctaccagactgagctaacagcagctaccagactgagctaacagcagctaccagactgagctaacagcagctaccagactgagctaacagcagctaccagactgagctaacagcagctaccagactgagctaacagcagctaccagactgagctaacagcagctaccagactgagctaacagcagctaccagactgagctaacagcagctaccagactgagctaacagcagctaccagactgagctaacagcagctaccagactgagctaacagcagctaccagactgagctaacagcagctaccagactgagctaacagcagctaccagactgagctaacagcagctaccagactgagctaacagcagctaccagactgagctaacagcagctaccagactgagctaacagcagctaccagactgagctaacagcagctaccagactgagctaacagcagctaccagactgagctaacagcagctaccagactgagctaacagcagctaccagactgagctaccagactgagctaacagcagctaccagactgagctaacagcagctaccagactgagctaacattaacaacTAATATTCTCCCAGAGGAAACATTCCTGTGAATCTTTCAGTTCAGCCGTGTTATTttcaacaaatgaacaaaatctttaaaaaataaaatatttatatttttttggtgaACGTTTTTAAAAAGACTGTTTTACTGCAGACCTGGAGAGTCGATAAAGGTTAAAGCTGGAATCAAACCAGAGACGTTGTGATTacagaccaacacacacacacacacacacacacacacacacacacacactgcatgtgtgtgtcctccagtgatgctgctgctgtgctcagAGGTGAACCACAGGGGGCAGTGAAACACTGTTATCCTGTTGTTAGCCATCGACCACaggcatgaacacacacacacacacacacacacactcacactcacacacacactctctctcacacacacacacactctcactctcacacacacacactctcacacactctcactcacacacactcacacacactctcacacacacacacacactcgcacacactctcactcacacacacacacacacactctcactcacacacactcacacacactctcacacacacacactctcacacactctcactcacacactctctcacactcacacaatatgatccagtttcaccagaatcagtgaaatagttgctgctgtgtgacttagtgccgtaaagcgttacgtacttctcccgacccggagcccaaagttacatagagtgagaacagacgtacgagtgacagagacaccgttcacctgatcacaggtcagtgtgggtcacctgatcacaggtcagtgtgggtcacctgatcagaGACGGTAGATCATCAGAGAGTTTTTTATTGGATGTAGTGACACCGTGTAGAGAAACAGTTAACTCGTGTTCACAGCAACAAAAATAGAAGT
Coding sequences within:
- the pik3r4 gene encoding phosphoinositide 3-kinase regulatory subunit 4 isoform X1; protein product: MGNQLAGIAPSQILSVDSYFSDIHDHEYDKSLGSTRFFKVARAKHREGLVVVKVFAIQDPSLPLTSYKQELEELKIRLHSCQNCLPFQKTSLTEKAAILFRQYVRDNLYDRISTRPFLNNVEKRWLAFQILNAVDQAHKAGVRHGDIKTENVMVTSWNWVLLTDFASFKPTYLPEDNPADFNYFFDTSRRRTCYIAPERFVDGSMFTTESDQNTPLVDLTNNNQRSRGELKQAMDIFSAGCVIAELFTEGVPLFDLSQLLAYRKGHFQTEHVLLKIEDRSIRELVAQMVQREPEKRLTAEEYLKQQRGKAFPDIFYTFLQPYMAQFAKETFQSADERVLVIRKDLDNILHNLRGGSSSSTSSQESSDCVLSSREEQGLIVLVSVITSCLQTLHSCDSKLAALELILHLAPRLGVDILLDRITPYLLHFCNDPVPRVRAQAVRTLAKVLALVKEVPRNDVNIYPEYILPGIAHLAQDDATIVRLAYAENIAHLAESALRFLELVQENNVNTEQDLSGEDTEEILHPNENYDSELQALHEMVQQKVVTLLSDSENIVKQSLMENGITRLCVFFGRQKANDVLLSHMITFLNDKNDWHLRGAFFDSIVGVAAYVGWQSSSILKPLLQQGLSDTEEFVIYKALNALTCMCQLGLLQKPHIYEFVSDIAPFLCHPNLWIRYGAVGFITVIAQHLNVADVYCKLMPHLNPFITQPIIQIDKELVLLSVLKEPVSRSIFDYALRSKDIASLFRHLLLRQKKRAGSIPECPTPEDPAIAQLLKKLLSQGMTEAEEDKLLALKDFMLKSNKAKANMGEQSHLGEAVQTGVIDLAMLGITGRQVDLVKPKAEAEDKRESVAAASARKHTKQDSTMNEEWKSMFGSQEPSSAQTTTTADGPASQIRKSAVAPAVPVLQSVASGPAYQRRINTCKAELQQLVQQKREQCSAERMAKQMMESAEWESRPPPPGWHPKGLLVAHLHEHKAAVNRIRVSDEHSIFATASNDGTVKVWDSQKMEGKTTTTRSVLTYSRIGGHVKTLTFCQGSHYLAVASDNGSIQLLAVEANKPPKSPKVQPFQTRSLDLQEDGCAVDIHHFNSGAQSVLAYATVNGSLVGWDLRSNSNAWMLRHDLRLGLITSFTVDMHQCWLCLGTSSGTMACWDMRFQLPISNHSHPARARIRRLLMHPLYQSSVIAAVQGNNEVSMWDMETGDRKFTLWASSAPPLSEMQPSPHSVHGIYCSPADGNPLLLTAGSDMRIRFWDLAYPERSYIVAGGANDSLHCPSVLYSRKIIEGTEVVQEIHSKQKSGVVEDSPRRGPESLPVGHHDIITDIATFQTTQGFIVTSSRDGIVKVWK
- the pik3r4 gene encoding phosphoinositide 3-kinase regulatory subunit 4 isoform X2, with product MGNQLAGIAPSQILSVDSYFSDIHDHEYDKSLGSTRFFKVARAKHREGLVVVKVFAIQDPSLPLTSYKQELEELKIRLHSCQNCLPFQKTSLTEKAAILFRQYVRDNLYDRISTRPFLNNVEKRWLAFQILNAVDQAHKAGVRHGDIKTENVMVTSWNWVLLTDFASFKPTYLPEDNPADFNYFFDTSRRRTCYIAPERFVDGSMFTTESDQNTPLVDLTNNNQRSRGELKQAMDIFSAGCVIAELFTEGVPLFDLSQLLAYRKGHFQTEHVLLKIEDRSIRELVAQMVQREPEKRLTAEEYLKQQRGKAFPDIFYTFLQPYMAQFAKETFQSADERVLVIRKDLDNILHNLRGGSSSSTSSQESSDCVLSSREEQGLIVLVSVITSCLQTLHSCDSKLAALELILHLAPRLGVDILLDRITPYLLHFCNDPVPRVRAQAVRTLAKVLALVKEVPRNDVNIYPEYILPGIAHLAQDDATIVRLAYAENIAHLAESALRFLELVQENNVNTEQDLSGEDTEEILHPNENYDSELQALHEMVQQKVVTLLSDSENIVKQSLMENGITRLCVFFGRQKANDVLLSHMITFLNDKNDWHLRGAFFDSIVGVAAYVGWQSSSILKPLLQQGLSDTEEFVIYKALNALTCMCQLGLLQKPHIYEFVSDIAPFLCHPNLWIRYGAVGFITVIAQHLNVADVYCKLMPHLNPFITQPIIQIDKELVLLSVLKEPVSRSIFDYALRSKDIASLFRHLLLRQKKRAGSIPECPTPEDPAIAQLLKKLLSQGMTEAEEDKLLALKDFMLKSNKAKANMGEQSHLGEAVQTGVIDLAMLGITGRQVDLVKPKAEAEDKRARKHTKQDSTMNEEWKSMFGSQEPSSAQTTTTADGPASQIRKSAVAPAVPVLQSVASGPAYQRRINTCKAELQQLVQQKREQCSAERMAKQMMESAEWESRPPPPGWHPKGLLVAHLHEHKAAVNRIRVSDEHSIFATASNDGTVKVWDSQKMEGKTTTTRSVLTYSRIGGHVKTLTFCQGSHYLAVASDNGSIQLLAVEANKPPKSPKVQPFQTRSLDLQEDGCAVDIHHFNSGAQSVLAYATVNGSLVGWDLRSNSNAWMLRHDLRLGLITSFTVDMHQCWLCLGTSSGTMACWDMRFQLPISNHSHPARARIRRLLMHPLYQSSVIAAVQGNNEVSMWDMETGDRKFTLWASSAPPLSEMQPSPHSVHGIYCSPADGNPLLLTAGSDMRIRFWDLAYPERSYIVAGGANDSLHCPSVLYSRKIIEGTEVVQEIHSKQKSGVVEDSPRRGPESLPVGHHDIITDIATFQTTQGFIVTSSRDGIVKVWK